In Pan paniscus chromosome 1, NHGRI_mPanPan1-v2.0_pri, whole genome shotgun sequence, the DNA window CTTGGTAGGACTCAATCCTGGTACAGCAACCCATGATTCTGACAAGGAAGCTGCTTTCTTGACTAGAGTATGGTGGGTCCATCCTTTCTCAGCTGTGCGGACGGCAGTCTCGGTGGTTAACAGCACCAGATAGGGGCCTTCCCAGGTGGGCTCGAGTTTCCCTTCCTTCCACCCTTTGATGAGAAGGTGGTCCCTGGGTTGGTGCTGGTGTGCTGGAAATTCTAGTGGTGGCCTGTGCTAAGAGACCTTTGACCTTAAGAGAAGAAAAGGTAGAGGAGAGACCAAGTATATAATTGCTCAGGAACTGATCCTTAGTTTTAAACATAGGAACATCATCTGAGGAATGTAAATAAGGCAATCCATATAACATTTCATATGGAGACAGGCCTATATCCTTTCAGGGAGCTGTCCTGATCCTCAATAAGGCAATGGGAAGACATTTGGTCCACAGTAAATGAGTTTCTAGAACTAATTTGGTTAAATGGTTCTTTAAAGTCTGATTCATCCTTTCTACCCTCCCTGATGAAGGTGGATGCCAAGGGGTATGATACTCCCATCTAATGTTTAAAACCTGGGATAGCTTCTTAATGACATGGGCTGTGAGATGGGTTCCATTGTCTGAGTCAATATTCTCTATTAGCCCAAATTTGGGCACTATATTCTCAATTAATGCTTTAACTACATTATTAGCTGTTGCATTTGAAAAGGAGGTAGCTTCAATCTAGTGAGTGAGCTGATCTACTATTACCCACAAATACTTGAGGCAAACGATTGGAGTCATTTCAGTGCAGTTCATTTGAACACTTTGGAATGGCCTTAGTCCTGGATCCCTCCCCCTTGGAGGTGATTTCTTTATGActtgtttgttggttttcttaacattttagaCAACTATTTGTAACTTGCTTGGCTAGGGTATAAATTCCTATACACCCATGAAGGCTGAGAACCATGGTTAAGAACTCCCTTATGAGAGGTTTGGATAACATCTCCCTTTGATCTGGTAGTATCCATTTTCCTTCTGTGTTCTCTTTAGcttctatttttattaacttttccttttttagtgGAAGAGAAGATGGGGACTGCAGTAGGGGAAGGAAGGCAAGGAGTTAAGTGAAAGGCATTTTAGAAGAAACAGCAGCTTGTTTGGTTATCTGATCTGCAAGGTCATTTGGTTATTTCCCTGACTTGTGAAAGAAAAGTCCTTTATGCCCTGGGACATGTACAATAGCTATCTCTTCTGGCAACTGGAGATTGTCTAGGACACGAAAAATTAGTTCTTTGTGGACTAGATCTTGGCCTTTACTGTTAATAAGACCTTGCTCAGCCCAAATTTTTCTAACTGTATGTGCCACGCCAAAGGCATActtagaatcagtataaacagTTCCTTCTTTGTTCTGCAAATGTTTCAAAGCTTGGTCGAGTGCAAACAGGACACAGGTTTGGGCAGACTAATTATTGGGCAGTCTTCCTGACTCTACTTCTTCAAGAGTTTCTCCATCAATTACTGAATACCTATTATGTTTTTCTCCTTTGACTATTTTGGGGGAACCATCTATAAACCAGTGCCGTCCTGTTTTAAAAGGGGCCTCTCCTAGATCTGGCCTGACTTTTGTTTGGTAGTCAGTCAAATCTATACAcgagtgttttttaaatttgggtCTCCTGCCAAGAAACCCGCTGGGTTGAGTGAATTATCAGTAGTCAAGGGTAAATCATCTTTTTCTAGCAAAATAGCCTTATATTTCAAGATTCTGGAGTCAGTAAGCCACCTTCCtgctttttgatttaaaataGCTCTAACTTGGTGGGGCGTGCTTACAGTTAATTTCCCCCCAAAGGttaattttctactttcttcaaCTAATACTGCTGTAGCCACAGGTCTTTATCTTCCCTGTCTTATTCGAAACATTTCCTATCTTGAAGTTTTGGGGTGGTGCCTGGGATAGGCCCTTTCCCTGGAGCTTTCAACCCCCCTTGCTCCTTGCTGGAGGTTTCTAGCACTCCTGGATATGGCAGcggcagggggctgggggtggctcAACCTCTCCTACTAGAGGCTTCTTGCCCTTCCTTCCTTTGGAGGCTTGCCAAGGGCCTTTTCCCATGTTGGATCCTAGATAGGCCCAATCCCTTGTGCTAGGGATGTCTCGCCTATTCTTTTCCCGGCAAGGCTCAATCCCCCAGATTCTTCAGACTGGGGATGTCTTGGCTGTCCCATCCTTAAAGGCTTGTGAAAGGCTCAATCTCTCACACCAGAGATGTCTCGCCGATTCTCTTTCCCTGGGAGGTTAaccttcctccttttccctttcGGTGGTTCCTTACACCCTTCCTGTTTGTGTTCATGCACTCTGTCCAGCAACAGACTGGTAGtcgttcacacacacacacactcagcctCCAAAAGCTGACCACCAAGGAAATACTTTGCCACCCTCTTGCAGCTTTTCCTACCTTGGCCCGTGCATGGAGTCACCTGGTCACTGCAGTCCTGCAAGCCTCTCTCTTTCCCCGCGTTGCTGAGAATCCAACTATATTCCTTGCTCCGGGTAGGTCCTGGCTCTCCTCCAGGGGCTGCTACAATGGGCAGTGGGGCACCTCCCCATGAGAGAGGACCAAAGACTGTCCCAGAGGGGAATGTTAATCCCCTACGGGCCACCAAATTGTTGGGAACGGGTGCTTAGTGTCGCAAAAATCAACACTGAGACAAAGGATCTCTCAGCAAGGCtagtttactttctgcagaaagggtgctgcTTGCTAGCAGTCTTGCCACACACCAACAAaagagacagggtaatttataaccTGATgcatccaccctactgctgtgtctggtttccatcggctggaatgggacctcacattctgtactCAAcctgattggctagcaacttagaacttcccaaaagaggcaaaggcagaggagaacaaaggaagagaggaattaaCCTGTGGAATGCTGAGAGAGGCAAAAACACTTCCaaataaggaaagagaaacaggCTATGACCTCATGCTTGCTTGGACCTATTCAGGCATGCCAGGGCGAATACCTAGGCTAaaatgtgggagctaagaacagagtatattgatttctttattacagcTAGCAGAATTTAAGAAtattagcacaggtctttgagtaaattttgcttctaagagaggTTACTGTCTATTCTGAATTAGACTGGGAGGAATGTCCCTTTGAAGAGGGACCTCTATTTCGTTTTCTACAGTATACAATTTCTTCTCTAGTACTTTAGTAAGTCCGGgttcttttttaattgaatggGAAGTAACATTTCAACCCAGGCTTCTTTGGAAAATTTTAGTAAAGATTGTGGCAAAAAGTTTATAAAGGTTTCCAAAGAACAATTTTTATCCTTAGATGATAGATTTCTTTTGTGATATCTATATTTGACTAAGCTACATttgcatatgcatatatttagTATCTTCTGGCTCCTTCTTCTTTACTCTTCTTCTTTAATTTGCAGTGCTTAATTTTCTTAGAGGAAGGATGGTGAGACCTGTGCTCCCAGATCTTGTATATCACTGATGCTGTGGTTGCCACTCTGTGGAGTGTTTGGTCAATGTTGTTGATCAATGGGCTTTCTAGATCATTACCAGGTTTTTCTAAGGAGGCTTGCTTTTTCAgctaaaaggagaaaaacaatacaGATTTTATCTACATAAAACAGTAGAGTTCAATACTATAGTATAGTTAATAATATAGttcaaattaaatttatgttctaaATGTGTAAACAAACTTTATTAAAACAGCACACATCAATTATTTATACTAAAGGAAGGTTACTATAGAAGAAAGGTATAAGTGCAGAGGAAATGTTATCTATATGCCACATGTATGATCCTTATCACCATCAGCAAACAATTAGTGTGTCCTATGTTTAGGGTACTCTCTTGGGAGAAATTATTTGATTAGCAAAATGTATTCCTTTATGAAAGAACCTCAAGGTATAACACCATAAAGtaatagtcattttaaaaataagaaaacatttataaatatctaATTCTTCTGAAGGTCaatgaggttttgtttgttttttgatcaAAGAGCTTTTAAGGTTGCCTCTCAAACTATGGTGTCATCTATTGGCAAAGTGGGAAATTATATAATAGTTTAAAAGCTCCATTTCTCAGAAAGTTGTTCTAATATTAGCAATTAGTTTATAGCccatataaaaattacatgacACCTTTTGTACTTAGATTTCTTAGGTACATCTGAAAGGGTTCTAAGAGATCTCTTGTTACAGATCCTTTTGTGGATGAGGCAACCGAGAAAGAGCAAATGACTTACCTAAGGACCCAGACAGATAACTTGATTTTCCATACAGTCTCCTCATGGTAGCACACTactttttttggtgtgttttgtaACTTGAAGTAGAGGGGACTAGATGATTCTAAGGACCTTCTAATTCAATACACATTTGTTGAACACCTAGTATGAGCAAGAtactgtgctagatgctgggaATGAATGGGAAGTTAGGGGAAGGTTACAATGAGGAATAAAACACGGTACCCTCTCTCAAAGAAACTAGTAATATTATGTTCTAAACCCTTAGAGATTTTGTAACTATTACTACTTGTATCACGAATTCACCTTTTTTTGgtgtttcttccatttcttccacAGGTAATGCACAGACAAAACAAATAAGATGAAGAAGACAGCttgtaataaattataaatgagatATAAACAACCCTGAAATATATCCATGTTAGCAAAGTCGCAGCATAGTTTATCCAGAAGATAAGGCAGGCAGTGAGATGGAGAACGCTTAACTTTCCAATAATGTACTTCTTCTGGAAGAATCTCCCATCCAACCTTTGTCCAGACAGTTCCATCACAAATGCAGAAACTCTCCCCGAAGAAGCAgataaacaacagagaaaaaatcAGCTGTAGTCTTTGATTAGACATCCTTCTTTgtcaattgaaaaaaaagtagctaaaatttagctattttaaaatagctaaattagctaaataataaaataaaataaaataactaaattccCTACGAAGGGAAGCAGAAAATACCAGGAGCAATTAGTTAACATGGTGCTTCAATAAAAGCTCTTCATATAACCTTGCCAGTCAGCAAAATATGCCCAGCAAAGGATACGCTGATGATCATTGTAACATTATCAGTCATAGTGACTCAGGGATAAGTTCAGTGACATCATAAATAACCACATTGGAACTAAAAGGTGTCACCTGACCAATCACATTGAGTTTCTTAAagatacttttttgttgttgttgggttgtTGTTTTGCCAGAATGGTTTGAGCttcttcaattttcttaaaaatgaacactttattaatattttgctaGCTAATAAATTCAACTATAGTCATATTAATAGAATCTTATGGAAACAATTTACTCATGTCACCTCTAACGTTTCTTCTGAAGCACTGCAGTTTtacatttacttaaaaaatagtaTACCACTTCACATAACCCAgcatctgcttttatttttttgtttgggaATGTCCTTCCCTTCAAatagttcaacaaatattgagtgcCTATCCCTTATAATATATTCCTGTGGTAGTGATGTGGTACTATCAGGTAgtgggtgaggggtgagggagggGGCATGGTATATGATAAAAAGATGGGACATAGACCTTGCCTTTAAGGAGTGTACAATCTAGAGGTAAAAGCAAAAAGTAATATAATCATTAAAATGATtctgattttattataaaaaataaatagttctcATTTTACTAAATCtaaaaaattttagattttactaaatgagaactaaataaaattataatcacATAACTGTTGAGAAGGCAATGAGTCCCACTTGGGGGAATTAGGAAATTTTGCAGAAAAAGATATGTGAGTAGGCTTTGAAGAATGAGTAGAATTTTTATAGGTGGAAGTGTAGAGAGGGTATCTAAGATTGGGGAAACATAATAAGCAAAGACATTTTGTGTAAGCAttcatataacaaatatttgttgagtgctgaCTGTGTGCTAAACATTGTTCTAGGAGCTGAGAATATATACACAACATAGCCCAAAACAGAATCATTACCTTCATGGAGTTTACTTTCTAGTAGGGAGATACAGAAAATAATTGTATCTATCTAAATCTATATGTCTGTATCTGTGGAGTGCTATGGTGATATGAtatgtcattgtagttttgatttgcatttctctggatgatcaatgatgttgatcACCTTTTCATATACTGGTTTGccattttgtatgtcttttgagaaatgtccattcacatcttttgcccatttaaaaaaataggattattagatttttttcctattgagttgttagagctgcttatatattctggttattaatcccttgtcatatgagtagttttattccattctgtgggttgcctcttcacttcgttgattgtttcctttgctgtgcagaagctttttaacgtaataatcccatttgtcaatgttttctTTGGTTGCCTCTGCTCGTAGGGTATTACtgaaaaaatctttgcccagaccaatatcctggagactttcccaaatgttttcttacagtagtttcatagtttgaggtcttatatttaagtctttaattcagtttgatttaatttttgtatatggtgagagatggggtcgagtttcattcttctgcttatggatatacaattttcccagcaccatttattgaagagactgtcctttccccaatgtatgttcttggcacctttgtcaaaagtgaGTTTACTGtagatttatagatttatttctgggttctccattctgttccattggtctatgtgtctatttttaggccagtcccatgctgttttggttactatagctctgtagtataatttgaagtcaagtaatgtgattccttcagtttttatgtttttgttttgctcaggatgtctttggctattctggggcttttgtggttccataaaaattttagtattgttttttctatttctgtgaagcatgtcattggtattttgataccaatgcattgaatctgtacattgctttgggtagtatgagcattttaacaatattgattcttccaatctatgaacatggaatgtctttccattttttatgtcctcttcagtttcttgcATCAgtcttttatagttttcattatagagatttttcactttttGGGTTAAGTTTAtcccaaagtattttattttctttgtatgtattgtaaatggggttactttcttgatttttttttcagattgttcactgttggcctgtagaaatactactgatttttgcatgttgattttgtatcctgtaattttactgaatttgtttatcagttctaataattgtttggtggagtctttacacttttccaaatataaaattatatcagcCGGAATCaaggataattttacttcctcctttccaatttggatgccctttattttcttctctgattgCTCTAGGTaagacttccaacactatattgaataatagtggtgaaagtgggcattcttgtcttattccagatcttaaaggaaaggcttttagtttttcctgTTCTATATGACaccagctgtgggtctgtcatatgtgGCTTTGATTGTGTTGATGTATGTTCCtactatacccagttttttgaggatttttacatgaaggaatattaaattttagcctcaattaaaatgatcatatggtttgtgtccttcattctgttgatatgatgtatcacattaattgatttgcatttgttgaaacatccttgcatccttgggataaatgtcacttggtcatgatgataGTCATGATGAATGGTCTTTTAAATGTGTGGTTGAATTCAGTTTgatagcattttgttgaggatttttgcatcagtgttcatcagggagattggcttgtagttttggggttttttttttttttttttttttttgatgtgtctttgtccgGTTTTCATATCAGGGTAATAATGgctctgtaaaatgtatttggaagtatttcctccttctctaTTTTCAGAGTAGTTTGAGTAGGAATGGTACTAGTTCTTTAAGCGTTTGGTAAAACTCGGCATGAAGCtattgggtcctgggcttttctttgcttggagactttttattacagctttgatctcattacttgttattggtttattcaggttttggatttcttcatggtttaaaCTtgcaggttgtatgtgtctagaactttatccatttatcttaagttttccaatttattgacatatatttgctcatagtagcctctaatgatcttttgaatttctgtggaattggttgtaatgtcttctttttcatttttttctgatttttaaaatttgggcctttctttttttcttagtctggctaatggtttgccaattttgtttatcttttcaaaaaaccaacttttcatttcattgatcttttgaatttttttaaaatttcaatttcattaatttttgttctgatcttttttatttattttcttctactaattttgggtttggtttgctcttgcttttctagttctttaagatgtattgttaaggtgtttatttgaagtttttgtatttttttaatgtaggtgtttattactataaactttcctcttagtactgctttcactgcattccatagttttggtatattgtgtttctattttcatttgttgcaagaattttaaaaatttccttcttattagtaatttcttcattgacacaCTGTTCATTCAGAAGCAtactgtttaatttctatgtgctgtatagtttccaaaattcctcttgttattgatttctagctttattccattgtggtcagagaaaatacttgatataattttaatttttttgaaacttttaagacttgttttgtggcctaacataaggtctgtccttgagaatgatccatgtgctgagtaGAAAAATGTGCATTGTGCAGTCactgaatgaaatgttctgtaaatatctagtaggtccatttggtctgtagtgtagattaagtccaatgtttcttttttgatgttctgtctggatgatctgtccggatgatctgtccaatgctgaaagtggggtgttgaaatctccacctattattgtattggggtctagcTCCCTCTTAAgctctagtaatatttgctttaaatatctgggtgctccagcatTGGGTGCATGTATAGTCCCAgctgttatatcctcttgctgaagtGACCCCTCTATTATTATatatgaccttctttgtctctttcatagtttttttcttgaaatctattttgcctGATGTAAGTGTACTACTCCTGCTCTTtattggtttccattggcatggaatatctttttttattcttttattttccatttatgtgtgtctttacaggtgaagtgtgtttcttatatGTAACAGATAATTGGATCTTTGATTTTTATCTCTTcaaccactctatgtcttttgattggagagtttagtccatttacattcagtgttattattgataagtaaggacttattcctgccattttgctattggttttctggttgttttgtggtcttatcttccttctttccttccttcctgtcttccttttagtttcttgctttttattttttgtgtctctctctctctctttttttttttttagacagagtcttactctgtcacccaggttagagtgcagtggcacaatcttggctcactgcaacctctgcctcctggcttcaagcgattctcctgcctcagcctccctagtagttgggattataggcatgcaccacgacgccagctaatttttgtatttttagtagctggtctcaaactcctgacctcaagtgatctgcccgctttggcctcccaaagtgctgggattatagatgtgagccaccaagcccagctttgttgtatgttttttgatttgagattaCCATGAGACTTTCAAATAGTATCTTATAGTTCATTATTTTagactgatgacaacttaacataGATtgtataaacaaacaagcaaagagaaaaacaaataaaagctacactttaacttcattcCCCTCCAACTTTttacctttttgttgtttttatttatatcctaTTGTACCTCCTATGTCTTGAAAATTATTATGTTTGATAGGttaatcttttagtctttctattcAAAATACGAGTAGTTTACCCACCATAATTACAGTGTCATACATAGTATTTTGtggttttctgtgtacttactattaccagtgagttttatatctTCTGATGATTTCTTAtggctcattaacatccttttctttcagattaaaaaactccctttagcatttcttctagGACAAGTctagtgttgatgaaatccctcagcttttgtttgcctgCGAAAATATTTCTCTGAtgtgtttgaaggatattttcatggATACACGGttctagggtaaaagttattttcctttagcactttaaatatgtcatgccactctctcctggcctatatggtttctactgaaaagTCTGTTGCTAGATGTATTGGAGTTCCGTTATATGTTattggtttcttttctcttgctgcttttaggatctttaTCCCTGatttttgggagtttgattactaaataccttgaggtagtcttctttgggcta includes these proteins:
- the TEX50 gene encoding testis-expressed protein 50; this encodes MSNQRLQLIFSLLFICFFGESFCICDGTVWTKVGWEILPEEVHYWKVKRSPSHCLPYLLDKLCCDFANMDIFQGCLYLIYNLLQAVFFILFVLSVHYLWKKWKKHQKKLKKQASLEKPGNDLESPLINNIDQTLHRVATTASVIYKIWEHRSHHPSSKKIKHCKLKKKSKEEGARRY